GTTATATTCTATGTCGCACCGGTGTCCATGTACCAATTATCATCCGGGTTTTGTAGTGTCATTGTGTGCATTGCCGCCTCAATATCAGTAGGAGCATAAATGGATGGACGAGCCGAATAAGCTTGTTGGGGACGGGCACCAAGAATGCCAGGCTGCCTCGGAGCCATGCTACGTGCTGGCTGCATGGGGTAAGGGCAAGGGGGGACTTGCCAATTCTGCTGCTGTTGAGGCACATGGGGAACCCACTGCCAGGAACCCCAAGATTGCTGCGCCTGCTGTTGACCATCGTCGGTCTGAGCCCCGGAGGAGTTGCCGCCGTTGTTACCACCCCTCTGTGCTTTCCACGGCCACCCCTCTTACCACCGTTATGGCCGCGATTTCCATTATTACCGCCGCGGCGAGGTTGATTCGAACGATTAAAATTGTTTGGGGCACCGTCCGAATCGTCATGGTGGTTAGTGGTAAGGAGAGCCGTGGCGTCGACAGCAGCGCCGTCTCCGGCCTGGTGTGCTTTGCGCTTTTCCTCCATACAGAGGCTGGACCGTGCTTCTGTGAATGAGGGAAGGGGTTTTGCTCGTGATAAATTGATGGCCATACCATCATAGTTTGCATTTAGCCCAGCAATTAGTCGCAAAACGAGCCTGTTGTTAGACACCGGAGCACCGACGCCTGCAAGTTGGTCGGCTAGGGTTTTCAATTCAAGGCAATAGGAGTCCATGTTAGGGAAGTTGTCTAGTTTAACGGCGTTAAACTGTTGTTCCAGGCATACGGCACGAGAAATTTCATTGTCCTGAAAGATGAGACGAAGGCTCTCCCAGGCCTTCATGGCAGTGGTGTCAGGAACTATAATCGTGCTCAGGAGGTCATGAGAAATCGTACCATATATCCATTGGAGGACGGCAGCGTCGAGACGGTTCCATTCAGCAATTTCAGCTTCGGTTTTCACCGTGGTGGAGTCGCCGGCGGCTGATGGAGCAGGGGCAATGATATGGTCGATGACTCGGTGGACCCGACAATGAAGTTTAAAGAGTTCTGCCCAATGAGAGTATTGGCCCTTGTCTAATTCCAAAACAATGGGGACGGCATTTTTGATATTGGAGAGAGTAGCATGAGAGGTGTCAGCCATGGTGGGATAGAGGAAGAAGGAGGACGAAAGAGGAAGAAGGGAGGGCAGCAGAACTGCTAGGGTTCAGGAAAGGGGGCCTGATACCATGTAGGAAATTATCCTTGAGATTATTATTGATTGTACGGGAGTATTTATACAAGTGTATACAAGAGATACTAGGGTTTACAAAGTATTCTATTTACTATGAATAACAATGCATAAAATATTTACAATATATTTATCATTGCGGTCAAAAGTAGGATAAATTCCAgcgtttatttttttattttacttttttactgCAGTGCTATTAGTTCTAGTCTTGCGGTAAAAAGTGGGGTAAATGCCGCGGTTTTTTATTTTACCGCATCGCTATCAGTTTATTTTACCTGATTAAAACCATCAACGCTATCAGTCACatttagacctgtcaaacgggtcgggtcgggtcgggtcagagtcggtcactttcgggttcggattttagcgggtcggtcactttcgggttcgggttgacgaatgcttgttcaggacccagagtgttcgggttcgggttgacccaaCGGGTTTAAAGCTTTTTTAGCGCCTTTTTTTATAACGCCTTTTTTTTACTATTAGATACCTTTTTTATGGGTTCGGGTTGAACAAATGCACCATAACAGAACAATTACAAGTTAAACTCTTATCATATCACCAACGTTttattaagaattgaattcagTGGTTAACTACGTGCATGCACGAAATCTCCATGGTAGATTGGTACTCCATCTCTGTTTCCACGAGATTTTCTATAAGTCAAATTAATCACCATTAATTAAGGTTACAAAAACTGGGAAACAATATGAATTTATGAATcattaaattaaatttcattgtaaatttgtaacCCAAATATCCAAATCAAATGTTATCCCTGTCCCTATCAAGTATCAACCAAATTAACAAAGATCCTTGTCAAAGGCAAACTGGTACTTGACATGAGAGTTACTTTGAAGAAACCTGCAGTAGAATTGACAATGATCAAAGTTAGAATTTTTCACACATACAGTAATATTAGTGTGCAAGCATAAAGGCTAttccataaaaacaataatattcAGTATTGTGCCCTCACACATATATCTTGCCTCTCACTAGTCTTAACGGCTATAGACTATAGTAATGAAAAGGGGATCATAAGGTTTCCTTCTGATCCATTTGTTCTTACCAAAATGTGGCTCATCAGCCACGTATAGATGGAATTTGCACATCACTCATAGTAACATGTGTCAATTAAAGAATACagtaaactaaataaaaaatgGCTAAATGAGTATAGCAACATGACATTTAAATCGACAAAATGCAAATAAACAAGGACCGTGTAAGCATTTTGATTATGATGTAATCTGTGTAGATAAAAGGGATCAATACAGTCTGTCCACAACCAACAGTTAGGCGTTAAAAAATTGATCGATTTTCAGTCCAAGAAAACCTTGATTCAACAACCCCTAAGCATTTAAACGAACATTATAGCTTAATTCAGTGACTGGGTACCTGGAGATTATGTCAATTTAGCAATTCATGTGTTCACGACCCTTTCAACTACTAAGGCGACCTGAATAAATCAAGTAAAAAATCAACCATGGACTAGAACTCGCTAGAAATTTCAACTGACTTACCAGTTACCACCATCAATGATAAATTGATAACTATCTTaaagtataaaattaataacGGGATTACCTTCTTAAGTAGTGGGAGATGAAGAGGATGAGAAAATTGATTTACCACGAAGAAAGGGAATGCAACCTGCTGGAGAACCTCCTCGCTTATAGAATGGAGGATGAGAGCTCGACCGGACCGTCACCTTGCCGATACACCAGAGACTCATAGAGCTCGGAAGGATGAGATCATGAGAGGATGAGAGGGAGAGAAAGTGAGATGGGTGTTTGGTCGGCGGCTCCAGAAGTCTGATACTTTAGTTTTAGGGTTTTTAGgttgttttttcattttttttttttaatttcaaaattttcattTAACCACCAAACCCGACGGGTCAGACCGAACCAGACCCGTTTCTAACCCGAAAATTTCGGGTtattcgggttcggataaaaacgggttacgggttgaaaaatcttgttcaggacccgcttttttcgggtcgggttcgggtcggttttcggatcgggtcgatttttgacaggtctggTCACATTAGTTCTTACGGAGTACTAGTTTACACGCTGCTCTATTCATATCCACCCAGAATAATTCTAAAATTGTTCTCTAATAAGTCAAATATGGATTTGTTTATTGTATGATTTCAAATAAGTCAATTATTGTGGTCTTTTCTTATCCACAAAAATGAAATTGGTTTCTTTTTATAAGTACGTACATGACATAAATATTTGTCAAAGTTTGACCAATGTATCATGAAGCACACCAATGACTATTCCACACTCTCTTTCTTTTTGACTTTTTCCTTGGGTCTACACATTTCCTTGTCTTGGCATATTTTATACAACATCATTTAACTACTACTGCATATAGAGAAACTTCTATGGACGTGCAAAGTTTTACTTTCAAATTAATTGTCTTTTATAAACTTCCTTTATTCCATCATTTCGGCTTGTATATATGATCATGTCATCCCTCCTACTTAAGTATACGTTCTTAAAACTTTTGCAGGTgacgaaaaaaaaaagagggagacTTACAAATATGGGAATGTCTAAAAGTCATTATTTTTACATTTTTGTTCAATTTTACTTCATTTCCATAGCAATTTGTCAGCCAAATTTTGCATTCCATTCTTGTATAGACACTTATGGTAATTATACAAGTAATAGCCCTTACCAGGAAAATCTCAACACCTTCTTCTCTTCAATATCATCCAACACCCAAATCAACACCCACTTCTATAATTTCTCAGTTGGTGAAGAACCTGACCGAGTTAATGGGATCGCGTTATGTGGAGGTGATGTGACGTTTCAAGAATGCTATACATGCCTGAATAACTCAATAAGTATGCTTCCACGGCTATGCCCAACACAAAAGGAAGCTTTTGGGTGGTACGACGATTGTATGCTACGTTATGCAAATCGCACATTATTGGGAATCAGTGAAGAACAACCTAGCTTACCTTTATTTAACTTAGATAATGTGACTGATAATGTGAATCAGTTTACTCAGGTGCTGGGAACATTATTTAACAACCTTCGAAATGAAGCTGCTTCCGGTGATTCGCAGCTTAAGTTTGCAACTGGAAATGATAGTTACAGCAGTTTTGGGAACGTTTATGCACTTGCTCAGTGCTCACCAGATTTGTCATATAGAAACTGCTTCAATTGTCTTGGGGATTTTATTAATATGCTTCCGAGTTGTTGCGCTAACAGGATAGGAGCACAAGTTATTGGACCAAGTTGCAAGATAAGATATGAAAATTATTTGTTTTACACCAATAACAACATGCCTAGTCCAAGTCCACCATCTCCTCCCCCGTTGCGTGCATCTTCGCCGCCTCCTCCACCAGGTAAACATATCAGactgttactccctccgtcccggaatacttgaaacgCTTTCATTATTGGGCCGTCCCGGATTACTTGAAAcgcttctaaaaatggaaactttacataatattttattattttctcacctTACCTAAGGGCCCACCAACAACCCTACTACCCTAAATAAACATTAGAAAATTCATGACCCCCCACCACATCtcactatctatattaaaaaaaatatcccaCTACTAACTACCTTtcaattaaataaaaagtcaaTTATAATGAATTAAATTTCGTGCCGGTCAAACGGTTtcaagtatttcgggacggagggagtacattagTAGCTGTCATCAGACTTTCAAACATCAAATGTTTGAATTCTATCAGTTTTAAATTAACGGCTCGTTTGGTATAAGATGGGGATAgggattaggattaggattggGAAGAAGATAGGGAATTCATTGATTTTGTCCATATCCCTTATTTGGCGTGGTAGGGAATAAGAATTGGggataaaataacgaaattacTACATTGCCCTTTTAAGATTAGAAGTAaaatgaacccaaaaaaatagcTTTCTTTTCTAAATCCCTATACTATTAAACACTGGACCATATACCCCCTTCCTAATTCTTGTGGAGTAAACAGCTGTAAGGGTCTTTCAGACTTTCTAACTTTATTATCTACAGGAAATGGAAGCAACACGACACTGATTGCTGTCTTAGTGGTAGTGCCAACTGTTGTATCAATTGTTCTTGCAGTCATCTTCATTTACTTGTGTAGGAGAAGAAAGGCACGGAAGAAGTTTAACAGCTCAAGTAAGCAAAAGAATTCTCCTCTGTTTTCAATCATTTACTTCCGGAAAACGATATAGTAATATCTTGCCTATTGTGCTAATCCTCTGACTTTCTTAACCTTTTATTTTAGTGGCTTCTTCTTCTGTTCATCAACATGATACTGATGAAAGTAGAAGTTTAGTGTCTCTACAATTTGGTTTTGAGGCCGTTAGAGTGGCAACAGATGACTTCTCAGATGCTAATAAACTTGGCCGAGGTGGATTTGGTATCGTTTACAAGGTACTAGTTAATTGGATCTTTGAATTatggttgtttgttgtttttaatAAACACATCTAATTATGGTTGTACATATATGTGTCTGCTAAAACCAGGGAAAATTTCCAAATAGAGAAGAAATTGCAGTGAAGAGACTCTCAAGGGATTCGGGACAAGGTGATAGCGAGTTTAAGACCGAGGTTTTGTTAGTGGCTAAGCTTCAACACAGGAATCTCGTTAGACTCCTTGGCTTCTGCATAGAAGAAGATGAAAGAATACTCATTTATGAGTTTGTGCCCAACAGTAGCCTCGATCACTTCTTGTTTGGTACGGTTTAATTTCTCTAAATTACCACAGTTTTATACTTATCTTAAGATTTACACCACATTTTGTAAGATGAAATTACATCCCTAACTCCCTGAGTATTGGTTGTGTGCAGACGCAAACAAGCGGTCATGTTTGGACTGGGGAAAGCGTTACAGGATTATAACAGGCATAGCTCGAGGACTCCTATACCTACATGAAGATTCTCGACTTCGAATCATCCATCGTGACCTTAAAGCTAGCAACATACTTCTAGATGCTGATATGAATGCCAAGATTGCTGATTTTGGCATGGCAAGGTTGTTTGGTGTTGACCAAACACAGGGAGATACCAACAGAATTGTTGGTACCTAGTAAGTCTTATCATACTACTCTGTACAATAAACATTTGTCTGATAACGAGGATAAATGTCAGACTTGTATGATCATTCTGTTCTTTGAATGATCATGCATATGAATGAGCAAATACCATGAAATTAATGTCTCAAAGCCTAATGTAGTTAACCTCCTTTATGCAGTGGATATATGGCACCAGAATATGCATTTCATGGATTCTTCTCTGTAAAATCAGATGTCTACAGCTTTGGCGTGCTAGTTCTGGAAATCATTACAGGTCGAAAGAATTCTGGCTTCCAAAACGGGGAACACACAGAGGACCTAATAAGCTACGTAAGTGTCAAAGCATTAGCTaaacatttttttataatagtaattcactacaaaaaattgtaccattaacgactgGAAATCCCGTCgataaaggccaataatcattgattaatgacgggatttcctgtcgcgaacccgtcataaaagggggccatCGTTAACCCGCCGTAAAAGACATTTTGCGACaattgttcccgtctttgtttggttattATCCCGTCGCAGAAgggcttttacgacgggatttttgacccgtcgtaattaggttgtcgttaaagatacaaattcttgtagtgattttATGTGATGTAAGTAATCTATATGGGGTGAAAAATGTTGCATAATGTGTTACAGGTATGGAGAAATTGGAGAGAAGATACAGTTGTATCTATAATTGATCCAACAATAACAACAGGGTCAAGAACTGATATTACGAGATGCATACATATGGGTTTATTATGCGTTCAAGAAAATGTCGAGGACAGACCAACTATGTCTTCAGTAGTGTTGATGCTTAGTAGCCACTCTCTCGCACTTCCGGTGCCTTCTCATCCTGCATTCGTCAGTACTACTGCCAACATAGACATTAACACTGATGTTTCTAAAGAGAGATCTTTAGGTAGTT
This Spinacia oleracea cultivar Varoflay chromosome 6, BTI_SOV_V1, whole genome shotgun sequence DNA region includes the following protein-coding sequences:
- the LOC110805262 gene encoding cysteine-rich receptor-like protein kinase 10, with translation MDMPDKKDSLTNNAINNNSQGVDDNSLVDREPEDRERRARDLKIGLDLLMVTKKKRGRLTNMGMSKSHYFYIFVQFYFISIAICQPNFAFHSCIDTYGNYTSNSPYQENLNTFFSSISSNTQINTHFYNFSVGEEPDRVNGIALCGGDVTFQECYTCLNNSISMLPRLCPTQKEAFGWYDDCMLRYANRTLLGISEEQPSLPLFNLDNVTDNVNQFTQVLGTLFNNLRNEAASGDSQLKFATGNDSYSSFGNVYALAQCSPDLSYRNCFNCLGDFINMLPSCCANRIGAQVIGPSCKIRYENYLFYTNNNMPSPSPPSPPPLRASSPPPPPGNGSNTTLIAVLVVVPTVVSIVLAVIFIYLCRRRKARKKFNSSMASSSVHQHDTDESRSLVSLQFGFEAVRVATDDFSDANKLGRGGFGIVYKGKFPNREEIAVKRLSRDSGQGDSEFKTEVLLVAKLQHRNLVRLLGFCIEEDERILIYEFVPNSSLDHFLFDANKRSCLDWGKRYRIITGIARGLLYLHEDSRLRIIHRDLKASNILLDADMNAKIADFGMARLFGVDQTQGDTNRIVGTYGYMAPEYAFHGFFSVKSDVYSFGVLVLEIITGRKNSGFQNGEHTEDLISYVWRNWREDTVVSIIDPTITTGSRTDITRCIHMGLLCVQENVEDRPTMSSVVLMLSSHSLALPVPSHPAFVSTTANIDINTDVSKERSLGSLSENGDSITSFYPR
- the LOC110805263 gene encoding uncharacterized protein, translated to MADTSHATLSNIKNAVPIVLELDKGQYSHWAELFKLHCRVHRVIDHIIAPAPSAAGDSTTVKTEAEIAEWNRLDAAVLQWIYGTISHDLLSTIIVPDTTAMKAWESLRLIFQDNEISRAVCLEQQFNAVKLDNFPNMDSYCLELKTLADQLAGVGAPVSNNRLVLRLIAGLNANYDGMAINLSRAKPLPSFTEARSSLCMEEKRKAHQAGDGAAVDATALLTTNHHDDSDGAPNNFNRSNQPRRGGNNGNRGHNGGKRGGRGKHRGVVTTAATPPGLRPTMVNSRRSNLGVPGSGFPMCLNSSRIGKSPLALTPCSQHVAWLRGSLAFLVPVPNKLIRLVHPFMLLLILRRQCTQ